From the genome of Spartinivicinus poritis, one region includes:
- a CDS encoding phage tail assembly protein, with product MTTLNTVELKEPITRGKKTLDKISLREPRAGELRGLELMSIVRMDVNSLRILLPRISELNANEVDQLHPADLTKLASEVTVFLAG from the coding sequence ATGACCACATTGAATACTGTTGAATTAAAAGAACCCATTACACGTGGTAAGAAAACCCTGGATAAAATCAGCCTAAGAGAGCCGCGAGCGGGCGAGCTGCGAGGGTTAGAGTTAATGTCTATTGTTAGAATGGACGTAAACAGCTTGCGTATTCTATTGCCCCGGATTAGCGAATTAAACGCCAATGAAGTGGATCAATTGCACCCGGCGGATCTCACTAAATTAGCTTCAGAGGTGACGGTTTTTTTAGCAGGTTAA
- a CDS encoding GpE family phage tail protein, which produces MPNDVMDIEADCFMVFQGWDAKTTEDMTLPELLLWHQKATQRQERINQQIQS; this is translated from the coding sequence GTGCCAAATGATGTAATGGACATTGAGGCTGATTGTTTTATGGTGTTCCAAGGTTGGGATGCTAAAACAACCGAAGATATGACCCTACCTGAATTACTATTGTGGCACCAAAAAGCCACCCAACGGCAAGAAAGAATTAATCAACAAATACAATCATAG